Proteins co-encoded in one Brassica rapa cultivar Chiifu-401-42 chromosome A02, CAAS_Brap_v3.01, whole genome shotgun sequence genomic window:
- the LOC103852387 gene encoding uncharacterized protein LOC103852387 isoform X2 has product MALDASTKPSKRTKKPSGKKPSKRKTNPGVRVVGGRIYDSSNGKCCHQCRQKTMDFVASCKAVKNNKQCKLNICHTCLLNRYGERAQEVATLSDWHCPKCRGLCNCSFCRKEKGLEPTGILSHRAKASGLSSVSELLQVEGDDSFAYAKKEDVSIEDVANENSKAAGKMKKAKATNEVKEEEIQIEAKLPIGISLTNVAGIDIPTEETGNVLQFLEFCSAFGEALDLKEGQAESIVSELFSCGRSTRRQQYCSVIPMMIQLLELISHDRDMSLSLSATDSTWFSSLGECLLQSGVLSDVFPPETFTSGVSEYTKMDASTRLKLLNFLCDESLSTLAMRNFIETKSVESEAQRREAKEKAAAAKEKEKQLRQKMQGDLAKAHMERNGAPLSIEEHHAILSQIKAEVKEAHDKMLEAKGMISRKRQRCDAAGTDPILLNDDGLVLWKLKCFEEEPKFLLQDLGTFGDLSPHEKWLAFKPEQKQEVEKYISAKG; this is encoded by the exons ATGGCTTTGGACGCATCGACGAAACCATCTAAGCGCACAAAGAAGCCCAGCGGCAAGAAACCATCGAAACGCAAAACGAACCCAGGCGTTCGAGTTGTCGGAGGGAGGATCTACGACTCTAGCAACGGCAAATGTTGTCACCAG TGCCGACAGAAGACGATGGACTTCGTAGCGTCATGCAAGGCCGTGAAGAATAACAAGCAATGCAAACTTAACATTTGCCATACCTGCTTGTTGAACAG GTATGGTGAGAGGGCACAAGAGGTAGCTACCTTAAGTGATTGGCATTGTCCTAAGTGCAGAGGCCTCTGCAACTGCAGTTTCTGCag GAAGGAAAAAGGACTTGAACCTACAGGGATATTGTCACACAGAGCTAAAGCAAGTGGGTTGTCATCAGTCTCTGAGCTTCTACAAGTTGAGGGTGATGATAGCTTTGCTTATGCGAAAAAG GAGGATGTTTCCATTGAAG ATGTTGCCAATGAGAACAGCAAAGCGGCTGGCAAGATGAAGAAAGCCAAAGCCACCAACGAAGTGAAAGAGGAGGAGATTCAGATTGAGGCTAAACTTCCTATTGGTATAAGTTTGACTAATGTCGCAGGGATTGATATACCGACTGAAGAAACAGGAAATGTATTGCAGTTTCTTGAGTTTTGTTCAGCCTTTGGAGAG GCTCTTGATTTGAAAGAAGGGCAAGCTGAATCTATTGTTTCTGAGTTGTTCTCGTGTGGGCGTAGCACAAGAAGGCAACAATACTGCTCTGTTATCCCAATGATGATCCAGTTGCTGGAACTAATATCACATGATAGAGATAT GTCTTTGTCTCTAAGTGCAACAGACAGCACTTGGTTCAGTTCTCTTGGAGAGTGCCTATTGCAGTCAGGTGTTCTGAGTGATGTGTTCCCACCAGAGACTTTCACTTCAGGTGTCTCTGAGTATACGAAGATGGATGCGTCAACAAGGCTCAAGCTTCTCAACTTCTTATGTGATGAGTCACTTAGCACTCT AGCAATGAGAAATTTCATTGAGACCAAAAGTGTGGAGTCTGAAGCACAGAGaagagaagcaaaagaaaaggcTGCAGCTGCAAAGGAAAAG GAGAAACAGCTGAGGCAGAAGATGCAAGGTGATCTTGCCAAAGCCCATATGGAAAGAAACGGAGCACCGTTATCCATTGAAGAGCATCATGCAATTTTGTCTCAAATAAAAGCTGAAGTTAAAGAAGCTCATGACAAGATGCTGGAGGCAAAGGGCATGATATCTAGAA AGAGGCAAAGATGTGATGCTGCTGGAACTGACCCCATCCTATTGAATGATGATGGTCTTGTTCTCTGGAAACTCAAGTGCTTTGAAGAAGAACCAAAGTTTCTGCTTCAAG ATCTAGGTACTTTTGGTGATTTATCCCCACATGAAAAATGGTTAGCTTTTAAGCCTGAGCAGAAACAAGAGGTTGAGAAGTATATCTCTGCCAAAG GTTGA
- the LOC117131571 gene encoding uncharacterized protein LOC117131571, with protein sequence MSSSSSDEVDEALEEMVDQVVDNFIDSVIYAHPNKQKRRAYIERHREQGHNQLWNDYFQENPTYPPQMLRRRFRMNKPLFLHIIERVSNEVPYFQQRRNACGRYGLSALQKCMAAIRMLAYGQPGDTYDEYLRLADSTSRLCLENFTNAIIKLFGDEYLRSPTAEDLQRLLDVGEVRGFPWMIGSIDCMHWEWKNCPTAWKGQYTRGTGKPTIALEAVASQDLWIWHAFFGLPGTLNDINVLDRSPVFDDIVKGRAPKVKFKVNNHTYRMAYYLTDGIYPNWSTFIQSIPLPQGPKAEKFAKKQESARKDVERAFGVLQSRFAIVKNPALVWDKEKIGKIMRTCVILHNMIVENERHGYAQIDTSEFESGESSRSSRVTRRDSIHVDKLGMRREVRDPAKHARLKADLMENIWQKFGDDDE encoded by the coding sequence ATGTCTTCCTCATCAAGTGATGAAGTTGATGAAGCTTTAGAAGAAATGGTCGACCAAGTAGTTGATAATTTCATCGACTCAGTGATATATGCTCACCCCAACAAGCAGAAAAGACGGGCTTATATCGAAAGACATCGTGAACAAGGACACAATCAGCTATGGAACGATTATTTCCAAGAAAATCCTACATACCCACCGCAAATGTTAAGGAGgcgttttcgaatgaacaagccattgttcCTCCACATTATCGAACGTGTAAGTAATGAAGTTCCATACTTTCAGCAAAGACGAAATGCTTGCGGAAGGTATGGGCTATCTGCACTTCAAAAGTGTATGGCAGCTATACGTATGCTGGCATATGGTCAACCAGGAGATACATATGACGAGTATCTCCGACTTGCTGACAGTACTTCACGTTTATGTTTGGAAAATTTCACTAATGCAATTATAAAATTGTTTGGAGATGAGTATCTACGCAGCCCTACAGCTGAGGATCTTCAACGATTGCTCGATGTTGGAGAGGTACGCGGTTTTCCATGGATGATAGgcagcatcgattgtatgcattgggagtggaaaaactgcccaaccgcttggaaaggTCAGTACACACGTGGTACGGGAAAGCCGACAATTGCCTTAGAAGCTGTGgcatcacaagatctttggatatggcacgcatttttcggattaccaggtaccctcaatgatatcaatgttcttgatcggtcaCCGGTTTTCGATGACATCGTAAAAGGTCGAGCACCAAAAGTTAAGttcaaggtcaacaaccacacttatcgtatggcctactatcttactgacggaatttatccaaactggtcaacatttatccaatccatcccaCTTCCTCAAGGTCCTAAAGCCGAGAAATTTGCAAAAAAGCAAGAATCCGccagaaaagatgtcgaacgggcttttggagtattaCAATCAAGGTTTGCAATTGTTAAAAACCCAGCTCTAGTATGGGACAAGGAAAAGATAGGAAAGATAATGAGAACTTGTGTTatattgcacaatatgatagtggAGAATGAACGACACGGATACGCTCAAATTGACACATCTGAGTTCGAGTCAGGAGAGTCAAGTAGAAGTTCGAGGGTGACAAGGAGGGATAGTATTCATGTCGATAAGTTAGGCATGCGCAGAGAAGTTCGAGATCCAGCGAAACATGCTCGTCTTAAAGCTGATTTAATGGAAAATATATGGCAAAAGTTTGGTGATGACGATGAATAA
- the LOC103852387 gene encoding uncharacterized protein LOC103852387 isoform X1, whose translation MALDASTKPSKRTKKPSGKKPSKRKTNPGVRVVGGRIYDSSNGKCCHQCRQKTMDFVASCKAVKNNKQCKLNICHTCLLNRYGERAQEVATLSDWHCPKCRGLCNCSFCRKEKGLEPTGILSHRAKASGLSSVSELLQVEGDDSFAYAKKEDVSIEDVANEDFKAAGKKKKALNKKTKTNLDDVSIEDVANENSKAAGKMKKAKATNEVKEEEIQIEAKLPIGISLTNVAGIDIPTEETGNVLQFLEFCSAFGEALDLKEGQAESIVSELFSCGRSTRRQQYCSVIPMMIQLLELISHDRDMSLSLSATDSTWFSSLGECLLQSGVLSDVFPPETFTSGVSEYTKMDASTRLKLLNFLCDESLSTLAMRNFIETKSVESEAQRREAKEKAAAAKEKEKQLRQKMQGDLAKAHMERNGAPLSIEEHHAILSQIKAEVKEAHDKMLEAKGMISRKRQRCDAAGTDPILLNDDGLVLWKLKCFEEEPKFLLQDLGTFGDLSPHEKWLAFKPEQKQEVEKYISAKG comes from the exons ATGGCTTTGGACGCATCGACGAAACCATCTAAGCGCACAAAGAAGCCCAGCGGCAAGAAACCATCGAAACGCAAAACGAACCCAGGCGTTCGAGTTGTCGGAGGGAGGATCTACGACTCTAGCAACGGCAAATGTTGTCACCAG TGCCGACAGAAGACGATGGACTTCGTAGCGTCATGCAAGGCCGTGAAGAATAACAAGCAATGCAAACTTAACATTTGCCATACCTGCTTGTTGAACAG GTATGGTGAGAGGGCACAAGAGGTAGCTACCTTAAGTGATTGGCATTGTCCTAAGTGCAGAGGCCTCTGCAACTGCAGTTTCTGCag GAAGGAAAAAGGACTTGAACCTACAGGGATATTGTCACACAGAGCTAAAGCAAGTGGGTTGTCATCAGTCTCTGAGCTTCTACAAGTTGAGGGTGATGATAGCTTTGCTTATGCGAAAAAG GAGGATGTTTCCATTGAAG ATGTTGCCAATGAGGACTTTAAAGCGGCtggcaagaagaagaaagccTTGAATAAGAAAACAAAGACAAACCTG GATGATGTTTCCATTGAAG ATGTTGCCAATGAGAACAGCAAAGCGGCTGGCAAGATGAAGAAAGCCAAAGCCACCAACGAAGTGAAAGAGGAGGAGATTCAGATTGAGGCTAAACTTCCTATTGGTATAAGTTTGACTAATGTCGCAGGGATTGATATACCGACTGAAGAAACAGGAAATGTATTGCAGTTTCTTGAGTTTTGTTCAGCCTTTGGAGAG GCTCTTGATTTGAAAGAAGGGCAAGCTGAATCTATTGTTTCTGAGTTGTTCTCGTGTGGGCGTAGCACAAGAAGGCAACAATACTGCTCTGTTATCCCAATGATGATCCAGTTGCTGGAACTAATATCACATGATAGAGATAT GTCTTTGTCTCTAAGTGCAACAGACAGCACTTGGTTCAGTTCTCTTGGAGAGTGCCTATTGCAGTCAGGTGTTCTGAGTGATGTGTTCCCACCAGAGACTTTCACTTCAGGTGTCTCTGAGTATACGAAGATGGATGCGTCAACAAGGCTCAAGCTTCTCAACTTCTTATGTGATGAGTCACTTAGCACTCT AGCAATGAGAAATTTCATTGAGACCAAAAGTGTGGAGTCTGAAGCACAGAGaagagaagcaaaagaaaaggcTGCAGCTGCAAAGGAAAAG GAGAAACAGCTGAGGCAGAAGATGCAAGGTGATCTTGCCAAAGCCCATATGGAAAGAAACGGAGCACCGTTATCCATTGAAGAGCATCATGCAATTTTGTCTCAAATAAAAGCTGAAGTTAAAGAAGCTCATGACAAGATGCTGGAGGCAAAGGGCATGATATCTAGAA AGAGGCAAAGATGTGATGCTGCTGGAACTGACCCCATCCTATTGAATGATGATGGTCTTGTTCTCTGGAAACTCAAGTGCTTTGAAGAAGAACCAAAGTTTCTGCTTCAAG ATCTAGGTACTTTTGGTGATTTATCCCCACATGAAAAATGGTTAGCTTTTAAGCCTGAGCAGAAACAAGAGGTTGAGAAGTATATCTCTGCCAAAG GTTGA
- the LOC117131939 gene encoding glutathione S-transferase T3-like, which translates to MDPFSLNSHGFVNLLASQSSPTIDVDSAEAPVSSPGKDPIISNEQKLGAFWKRIEAYFNASPQLIGSLPREWGQCKQRWGRVNAEVCRFVGSHEAALKQQASGQSENDVMKAAHDIYFNDYNVKFALEHCWRELRFDQKWKSHSQPKEKKKESGAEPVAEEAEVRPPGIKACKAGKRKKPDDVAYDQIHSILANKNTISRQKILDRLLVKDTLSPSEEALKEKLISEML; encoded by the exons ATGGACCCTTTTTCCCTAAACTCTCACGGGTTTGTTAACTTGTTAGCTTCGCAGAGCAGTCCTACAATAGACGTAGACTCTGCTGAGGCACCTGTTAGCTCTCCCGG CAAAGATCCGATAATTAGTAATGAGCAGAAGTTAGGCGCTTTTTGGAAGAGAATTGAGGCGTACTTCAATGCTAGTCCTCAGCTCATTGGCTCCCTTCCTAGAGAGTGGGGTCAATGTAAGCAGAGGTGGGGAAGGGTGAATGCGGAGGTTTGTAGGTTTGTGGGTTCCCATGAGGCCGCTCTGAAGCAGCAAGCTAGTGGGCAAAGTGAAAATGATGTCATGAAGGCGGCTCATGACATCTATTTCAATGATTATAATGTCAAGTTTGCGCTTGAACATTGCTGGAGGGAACTTCGGTTTGATCAGAAGTGGAAGTCACACTCTCAGCCGAAGGAGAAAAAGAAGGAATCTGGTGCGGAGCCGGTGGCTGAGGAGGCAGAGGTTAGGCCTCCAGGCATTAAGGCTTGCAAAGCGGGGAAACGCAAGAAGCCAGACGACGTAGCTTATGATCAAATACATAGCATCCTAGCTAATAAAAACACCATTTCCAGACAAAAGATCCTTGATCGTCTGCTAGTAAAGGACACACTTTCCCCTAGTGAAGAAGCTCTCAAGGAGAAACTCATCTCTGAAATGCTTTGA
- the LOC103852388 gene encoding aldehyde oxidase GLOX1 produces MRASRSLLWKLSIIVLLAVFSQPSFSGDTGSSDETAETGNGHEAAEMQPQRAGNRKGRGGRGGIAQVAEMNWPGKWELFLKSSGVSAMHAILLPLINKVQFYDATIWRISQIKLPPGVPCHVFDHVHNKVDCWAHSVLIDIESGHIRPLSLTTDTWCSSGGLTINGTLVSTGGFQGGANTARYLASCDNCNWVEYPKALAAQRWYSTQATLPDGTFIVVGGRQALNYEYILPEGMDNKKLYDSHLLKETTDREENNLYPFVWLNTDGNLFMFANNRSILLSPKTNKVIKEFPQLPGGARNYPGSASSALLPIRLYVNNPPVIPADVLICGGARQDGYFRADRLKLFDPALNDCARISLNSRRPAWKTEKMPAPRVMSDTVVLPNGEVLIINGAKHGTSGWGLAKDPNFTPLLYTPNKPIGKRFKELAASTIPRMYHSIAIALPDGKVLIGGSNTNDGYRYDVEYPTELRIEKFSPPYLDPALANMRPKIVHTDTPKQIKFGQTFNVKIELKQANVAKENVMVTMLAPPFTTHAVSMNMRLLLLGISDVKKEHGDVHQIQAVAPPSGNVAPPGYYLLYAVYNGVPSVGEWIQIV; encoded by the exons ATGAGAGCGTCAAGAAGCCTATTATGGAAACTATCTATCATTGTTTTGTTAGCAGTCTTTTCTCAACCATCTTTCTCAGGTGATACTGGTTCATCGGATGAAACGGCCGAGACGGGGAACGGACATGAAGCCGCCGAGATGCAACCACAGAGAGCAGGAAACCGTAAGGGTAGAGGTGGTCGTGGCGGCATCGCCCAAGTTGCAGAGATGAATTGGCCCGGCAAATGGGAGTTATTCTTGAAGAGCTCCGGCGTATCGGCCATGCACGCTATTCTTCTGCCATTGATCAACAAAGTACAGTTTTACGACGCAACAATTTGGAGAATTTCACAGATCAAGCTCCCTCCAGGCGTACCTTGCCACGTTTTTGACCACGTACATAACAAAGTTGATTGTTGGGCTCACTCTGTCCTAATTGATATCGAATCCGGACACATCAGGCCTCTATCG CTTACAACGGACACATGGTGTTCGTCAGGAGGACTAACCATAAACGGGACACTGGTAAGCACTGGAGGATTCCAAGGAGGAGCAAACACAGCCAGATACCTTGCTTCATGCGATAACTGCAACTGGGTGGAGTATCCAAAGGCATTAGCTGCACAGCGCTGGTACTCAACACAAGCCACTCTCCCTGATGGCACTTTTATCGTTGTTGGAGGCCGACAAGCTCTCAACTACGAGTACATCCTCCCGGAAGGAATGGACAACAAGAAACTCTACGACTCGCATCTTCTTAAAGAAACAACTGACCGAGAAGAAAACAATCTATACCCATTCGTTTGGCTCAACACTGATGGTAACCTCTTCATGTTCGCCAACAAccgttccatccttcttagccCGAAAACAAATAAAGTCATCAAAGAGTTCCCTCAGCTCCCTGGCGGTGCCCGTAACTACCCTGGCTCCGCCTCCTCCGCTCTTCTACCCATCCGCCTCTACGTCAACAACCCTCCTGTCATCCCTGCTGACGTCCTTATCTGTGGCGGCGCCAGACAGGATGGATACTTCCGTGCTGACAGGTTGAAGCTTTTCGATCCGGCCTTGAATGATTGTGCAAGGATAAGCCTCAACAGTAGAAGGCCTGCATGGAAAACAGAGAAGATGCCAGCGCCGCGGGTCATGAGCGACACTGTGGTCCTCCCCAATGGGGAAGTTCTCATCATTAACGGCGCGAAACATGGAACATCTGGATGGGGCTTAGCCAAAGACCCGAACTTCACACCACTCTTGTACACTCCAAACAAACCAATAGGCAAACGTTTTAAAGAACTCGCCGCTTCCACTATCCCCCGCATGTATCATTCCATCGCTATCGCTCTTCCTGATGGTAAAGTTCTTATCGGTGGTAGCAACACCAACGATGGTTACAGGTACGACGTTGAGTACCCGACCGAGCTCCGCATCGAGAAGTTCTCACCGCCTTATCTCGACCCGGCTCTTGCCAATATGAGACCAAAGATTGTGCACACCGATACACCGAAACAGATCAAGTTTGGACAAACGTTTAACGTGAAGATCGAGCTTAAACAAGCGAATGTGGCAAAGGAGAATGTCATGGTTACAATGTTGGCACCACCGTTTACTACACATGCTGTATCGATGAACATGAGGTTGCTCTTGTTGGGTATTTCTGATGTCAAGAAGGAGCATGGTGACGTTCATCAGATTCAGGCTGTTGCTCCTCCCAGTGGAAATGTTGCTCCTCCTGGTTATTATCTTCTCTATGCTGTCTACAATGGTGTCCCAAGCGTTGGAGAATGGATTCAGATCGTGTGA